A genomic region of Zea mays cultivar B73 chromosome 6, Zm-B73-REFERENCE-NAM-5.0, whole genome shotgun sequence contains the following coding sequences:
- the LOC100275794 gene encoding uncharacterized protein LOC100275794, with translation MAAKRRARQPRTEDSKELGLNGGNEGSDEEEEESSKSDALKRAEQPSPPSPEDAEAERSGEASPQRSKPRGWVAMKTKTTTSKRVKKPSPASEKEYEAGDSGDLSPASDPLPDNIVDAGDNKMPATLKPGKKSSPTPQQEEERPEKRAAGSDGETVATSSPQRKKKSKRSVDKDRRKKNRNQIRKALTQEDEDHDTVMAEQEQSNTSLPQDEHAAREEEQEEKMAQQEHAGDTSHPHDKDMRSAHGEEQQDANQEHADDTSPAEDNHSVDEEEQQVEPIPQQEQPNDTSPPQEKNRAQEDEETGAQVNGKALEGRNAPSTKLRSFESEKKPAVERSWSYDDELKILNALVEHAQSHNGSLPDSSHVLANLTFDKIDANEDKLTDKIRKLRTRYRRWLLQGYTSSVSGSQLFKLSEILWGQADEDEQVEPTSRDFSVVSKLYPHLAKEVKAYAETHSSGDLIMGMVMTICDKKARDLDAKCKKQQIETFKLELGQANLTNELLSALSSQTHVKF, from the coding sequence ATGGCCGCCAAGCGCCGCGCCCGGCAGCCAAGAACCGAAGATTCCAAGGAGTTGGGCCTCAATGGGGGCAACGAAGGTTccgacgaggaggaggaggagagcaGCAAGTCCGACGCGCTGAAGCGAGCCGAGCAACCCTCGCCGCCGTCGCCGGAGGATGCTGAGGCCGAGAGATCCGGCGAGGCCTCTCCGCAGAGGAGCAAGCCGCGCGGTTGGGTTGCTATGAAGACCAAGACGACGACCTCCAAGCGGGTCAAGAAACCCTCTCCGGCGTCGGAGAAGGAATATGAGGCGGGGGACTCGGGTGATTTGTCACCGGCGAGCGACCCGCTACCCGACAACATCGTTGACGCCGGCGACAACAAGATGCCCGCGACGCTGAAGCCGGGCAAGAAGAGCTCCCCGACGCCGCAGCAGGAGGAAGAGCGCCCGGAGAAGCGTGCTGCGGGATCTGATGGCGAGACCGTGGCCACGTCGTCCCCGCAGCGCAAGAAGAAAAGTAAGAGGTCCGTCGATAAGGACAGGCGCAAAAAGAACAGGAATCAGATTAGAAAGGCGTTGACCCAAGAAGACGAGGACCATGACACGGTGATGGCAGAGCAAGAGCAGAGCAACACCTCACTGCCACAGGACGAGCACGCCGCCCGtgaagaggagcaagaggagaAGATGGCACAGCAAGAGCATGCCGGTGACACTTCACACCCGCATGACAAGGACATGCGCAGCGCCCATGGAGAGGAGCAGCAGGATGCAAATCAAGAGCATGCGGATGACACCTCACCCGCAGAAGACAATCACAGTGTGGATGAagaggagcagcaagtggagccgATCCCACAGCAAGAGCAACCTAATGACACCTCACCCCCACAAGAGAAGAACCGAGCCCAGGAGGATGAGGAGACAGGAGCTCAAGTGAATGGCAAAGCCTTGGAGGGGAGGAATGCTCCATCAACCAAGTTGCGCAGTTTTGAGTCAGAGAAAAAGCCAGCGGTCGAGCGATCATGGTCCTACGATGACGAGCTCAAGATCCTCAATGCCTTGGTTGAGCACGCCCAGTCCCATAACGGTTCTTTGCCAGACTCGTCGCATGTTTTGGCCAATCTCACCTTTGACAAAATTGATGCCAATGAGGACAAGCTCACTGACAAGATCCGCAAGCTTAGGACACGGTACCGCAGGTGGCTTTTACAAGGCTACACATCTTCTGTTTCTGGTAGTCAGTTGTTTAAGCTGTCTGAAATTCTCTGGGGCCAAGCTGATGAAGATGAACAGGTTGAGCCAACATCTAGGGACTTCAGTGTAGTATCAAAACTGTATCCTCACCTGGCCAAAGAAGTCAAAGCATATGCCGAAACGCACAGCTCGGGTGACTTAATCATGGGAATGGTCATGACCATATGTGATAAGAAGGCCCGCGATCTTGACGCTAAGTGCAAGAAGCAACAGATTGAAACATTCAAGCTGGAGTTGGGCCAAGCAAACCTAACCAACGAATTGCTCTCTGCACTTTCAAGTCAGACCCATGTGAAATTCTAG